A genomic stretch from Anaerolinea thermophila UNI-1 includes:
- a CDS encoding aldo/keto reductase, producing MEYRLLGRTGVRVSQLCFGTMTFGGDADEETSAALYRRCREAGINFFDCANIYNGGKSEELLGRFVKGHRQEVILTSKVYFPPNQDVNARGATRRNIMLNVEESLRRLGTDYLDVYFIHRFDELTPLEETLRALDDLVQAGKVLYLGASNFAAWQIAKALGISARYGWSPFAVIQPMYNLVKRQAEVEILPLALSEGLGVIPYSPLGAGLLTGKYGVTSRPEQGRLVEHPIYKVRYGDEWMYEVAERFVHFARERGYSPAALAVAWVGSHPAVTAPIIGARNLAQLEESLLSLQIQMTPELRAEISSLSPEPPPATDRTEEARGKGM from the coding sequence GTGGAATATCGTTTGTTGGGTCGAACGGGTGTGCGCGTCAGCCAGTTGTGTTTCGGCACGATGACCTTTGGCGGCGATGCCGATGAAGAAACCTCTGCCGCGTTGTACCGCCGCTGTCGGGAGGCGGGAATTAACTTTTTCGACTGTGCCAATATTTATAATGGTGGTAAGTCCGAAGAACTGCTGGGGCGTTTTGTCAAAGGGCATCGTCAGGAAGTGATTTTGACCAGCAAAGTGTATTTTCCGCCCAACCAGGATGTCAATGCGCGCGGCGCAACCCGCCGTAACATTATGCTTAATGTAGAGGAAAGTCTGCGCCGTCTTGGCACCGATTATCTGGATGTGTATTTCATCCACCGTTTTGATGAACTCACACCGTTAGAAGAGACGCTCCGCGCGCTGGATGATCTGGTGCAGGCGGGCAAGGTGCTTTACCTGGGCGCCAGCAACTTTGCCGCCTGGCAAATTGCCAAGGCGCTGGGCATCTCGGCGCGTTATGGCTGGTCGCCGTTTGCGGTGATTCAGCCCATGTACAATCTGGTCAAACGCCAGGCAGAGGTGGAAATCCTCCCGCTGGCGCTTTCTGAAGGTTTGGGGGTGATTCCTTACAGCCCATTGGGGGCTGGCTTGCTGACAGGAAAATACGGTGTAACTTCCCGCCCGGAACAGGGCAGACTGGTGGAGCATCCCATCTACAAGGTGCGCTATGGCGATGAATGGATGTATGAGGTTGCCGAGCGCTTTGTGCATTTTGCGCGCGAGCGGGGCTACTCTCCCGCGGCGCTGGCAGTGGCGTGGGTGGGCAGCCACCCGGCGGTGACAGCGCCGATTATCGGGGCGCGCAATCTGGCTCAACTGGAAGAGTCACTCCTGTCGCTCCAAATTCAGATGACACCCGAACTGCGTGCGGAAATCTCATCGCTCTCTCCGGAACCGCCACCTGCTACCGACCGCACCGAAGAAGCCCGCGGTAAGGGCATGTAA